In Dethiobacter alkaliphilus AHT 1, the genomic window ATAATTGCGTGCTTCACATGCTTTGCTGTCATAAGACGCTGTAGTTGTTCCTGCAAACGTTCTTGCAAACCGCTCAGATCTTTAGAGGAATTTGTTTTTGTATCTGCTGCCATTTCGCTACCCCTCTTCTTAACTTAGGATAATTCCAAAACATCTTCAAGACAAAGTGTTAATGATAAGCAGATCTGCCTGGGACAGTAGGCGTTGATTATTCGGCAAGGGGTCGTTTAAAGTAATGCCAGGCCCACGAAACCGCTACCAGTTCCCATCCCTGTCGGCCGTACTCGTTTAATACTCGCTCTGTTTTTTCTGATAAACCAAAAATCAGTATACACTTGTACTCATAGTTTTGCACTTTATAATCACCTCGTCTTTCAGTTTCATCATAGCGTAGTCTTCTAAACAAATTCTAAACAATATATAAACCGTTGACAAGCCTAAAAAAGTTTGGGTTCACCCATACTGTTTGATTTAAAACGCTCCGTAAACATAAGCTTACGGAGCGTTTTTGCTAATCAAATTTTACCACATGCTCATTTATGCTGACAGATTCCAGCTTTGAAATGTCCAGCGGTGAGCTGGAAGTGAACTTGGCCCTGGTCATGTTGTTTTCCCTGTAAACCCTTGTTGAATCGAAAGTATGCTTGCTGCCATCTATCAGATTGGCGCTGATTTTAATCTTATCTAGTTCATCGCCTTCTCCGCTGCCCACTAGCGTTACTCCCATTGGAGAAACAGAAACGCTGTTTGCAGTCCAAGAATTTAATTCAATGTTTGCTGCACTCCTTTTTTCCTCAACAACAGGTTCGAACCTGAAGGTGGTCCTCCATTTACCTGTGGTGAAGTTACCGTTGGTCACAAAGTACCCCATAAGCTCTACATCATTTAAATCTATATCCTCTACAGCAAAGATGTACTCGCTATACTCACTTCCGTATTGAGTAGTGCCCGTTTCATCAGTCCCAAAAGAGATACGGGAGCTGTCGATATTGACTGTATCCCCCTTGCTATCCACAAAGTAGAAGTAGCCGTGATCATCAACACCATCCCCTACCCATCTTGTTTGGATATGCAGGCGATCTTCGATGTATCCCATATTAGAGATATACATAAAATCAATCCCGGGGAAACTTATCTTCATCTGTTCCGGCTTTAAGATATTAACAATTCCCTGATTCCTATACTCTGAGTATAAGTTTCCACCGCCCCCGGGGATGTTGTCCATATCCAGGGGAATTAATTGCAATTGGTCTGTTTTTCCTATATCCAAAAGATTAATTCCTGTATTGACTTCATCGTGAATCTGCTTGTCACTAAGAAACGAATTAATATAAATGCCGGCAAGCTTATTGTTTAAACTTTTACCGCCATTACCTACGATACGCAGAGTGGCTGTCTGTGTTTTTTCGTCATAGTGCACCACCTGGCTGTTAAGCATCATAGTGCCGGTTAGTGAGTAATTATAGAGGTCTATGTTTTCATCAACTCTATTGCCTGTTAAATCCTGCATTGTCACATAAATCACAGCCATTTCATCATCATTCATGGCAGCTACTACTTCCATTTTTATACCTTTATCCTCGTCGCTAACATTAACGGGATAAAGGATAGATGCAATACCGGGACTGACTAAAGCCAGTACGTTATTAAAACTTTTTATAGTAGCCGCCGCCACTCCGGTTG contains:
- a CDS encoding DUF4179 domain-containing protein, which gives rise to MRYDADEKLIKDALDTIKTPKYNIGLEVEKKMKNKKLSLGHKRPAAAALMICLLFIFSTGVAAATIKSFNNVLALVSPGIASILYPVNVSDEDKGIKMEVVAAMNDDEMAVIYVTMQDLTGNRVDENIDLYNYSLTGTMMLNSQVVHYDEKTQTATLRIVGNGGKSLNNKLAGIYINSFLSDKQIHDEVNTGINLLDIGKTDQLQLIPLDMDNIPGGGGNLYSEYRNQGIVNILKPEQMKISFPGIDFMYISNMGYIEDRLHIQTRWVGDGVDDHGYFYFVDSKGDTVNIDSSRISFGTDETGTTQYGSEYSEYIFAVEDIDLNDVELMGYFVTNGNFTTGKWRTTFRFEPVVEEKRSAANIELNSWTANSVSVSPMGVTLVGSGEGDELDKIKISANLIDGSKHTFDSTRVYRENNMTRAKFTSSSPLDISKLESVSINEHVVKFD
- a CDS encoding DUF4177 domain-containing protein; this translates as MQNYEYKCILIFGLSEKTERVLNEYGRQGWELVAVSWAWHYFKRPLAE